The following coding sequences are from one Kwoniella bestiolae CBS 10118 chromosome 2, complete sequence window:
- a CDS encoding glucosamine-6-phosphate deaminase — protein sequence MFLSTHPTQEEASSHVASQIIARINTFRPTQNRKFILCLPTGGTPFLVYRELARRCEEGEVSFEHVITINLDEYVGLGSEHPQSYCHFMEENFFSKGKLQSPNIIFTRPFPSPSPYHTILTPSPVDIPPNQSHLLPGHPIPPNTTPEHSCASYESLITSLGGIHLLFMGIGENGHIGFNEPGSSFGGRTRVIKLDEGTRGVNARFFDDPSEIPTHALTMGIGTIREAREMIVLALGKKKAEAVRRAVEDGVNHLCPASALQLHENVRFVTDNEASQNLRETTKTYLMAQVPAEPSPPSQDERHGPNVTLVKRPNRPNALRGSSFNLSLSPLSPREESHQHTWSRPPSPVSARNKANDEIIAVQGTNGDQKTALDTSKHDEDNEPEPPTKTLLSQGKIKINEKLNVKNDKGDEDCQVM from the exons ATGTTCCTCTCCACGCA CCCAACCCAGGAAGAAGCCTCCTCCCACGTCGCCTCGCAAATAATCGCCCGAATCAACACCTTCCGACCCACCCAAAATCGCAAATTCATCCTATGCCTCCCAACGGGAGGTACACCGTTCTTGGTCTACCGCGAATTGGCGAGACGGtgcgaagagggtgaagtCAGTTTCGAG CACGTCATCACGATCAATCTAGATGAATATGTTGGACTGGGCTCGGAGCATCCGCAAAGCTATTGTCATTTTATGGAAGAGAACT TCTTCTCAAAAGGTAAGTTACAATCCCCCAACATCATATTTACAcgaccattcccatccccttcaccgtaccataccatactaACCCCATCTCCAGTGGACATTCCACCCAACCAATCCCACCTCCTGCCAGGccaccccatccctcccaaTACGACCCCTGAGCACTCCTGCGCATCGTACGAGAGTCTGATCACCTCGCTGGGAGGGATTCACCTGTTATTCATGGGTATAGGCGAGAACGGGCATATAGGGTTCAACGAGCCTGGGTCGAGCTTCGGCGGTAGGACTAGGGTGATCAAACTCGATGAGGGGACGAGGGGTGTAAAT GCTAGATTCTTCGACGATCCCAGTGAGATACCGACCCACGCACTCACAATGGGCATAGGAACAATCCGAGAAGCAAGGGAGATGATTGTCCTGGCTttgggcaagaagaaggctgaagCTGTGAGGAGGGCTGTGGAAGATGGCGTTAATCATCTG TGCCCGGCGTCAGCTCTGCAATTACACGAGAATGTAAGGTTCGTGACAGATAACGAAGCGAGTCAAA ATCTGAGAGAGACCACCAAGACTTATCTAATGGCTCAAGTACCTGCCGAGCCCTCTCCTCCAAGCCAAGATGAAAGACATGGACCAAATGTTACCCTTGTTAAGCGCCCCAACCGACCAAACGCACTAAGAGGATCATCCTTCAATCTCAGTCTCTCACCACTCTCACCGAGGGAAGAATCCCATCAACATACTTGGTCTAgacctccttctcctgtgAGCGCGAGGAACAAGGCAAATGACGAGATCATCGCTGTACAAGGTACAAATGGAGACCAGAAGACCGCCCTCGATACATCTAAACACGATGAGGACAACGAGCCAGAACCACCTACCAAAACGTTACTTTCGCAGggcaagatcaagatcaacgaGAAATTGAATGTGAAGAACGATAAAGGCGATGAAGATTGTCAAGTGATGTGA